In Haliotis asinina isolate JCU_RB_2024 unplaced genomic scaffold, JCU_Hal_asi_v2 scaffold_18, whole genome shotgun sequence, the following proteins share a genomic window:
- the LOC137269896 gene encoding delta and Notch-like epidermal growth factor-related receptor: MDSNNRWIMCLCIFLLGPPGIGVTGEVCTPPGISETWDDDAISRTVTVDWGYVNLTCHTVQSCFGYTDQPNDFIEPQLSPVEIQRGVHLRFAPSQYDGLNFPILPFKVDEAGFRTCNKSHGLPVLQEESNQTFAIPAEFLPVGVHYFIVDMDDDPLIRCEFGLRLNVTVKDNNCHHGDGPSCEGQGICTTRKGEANFTCSCCGNFTGDYCGEHDSCLSDPCYAGGQCQHKNNDGQGFQCSCRLGYRGDLCEERVDDLCDLDLCKNNGTCIGNATHFTCSCLHGYTGSHCEVDINECADKPCKHGGMCVDRIAGYECYCVPGYHGADCEKKYDECLHNPCLHNGACASLIDSYKCHCPTGYSGHICETKIELCRKNPCFNQSACVDLGNTYKCHCHSGFTGHHCEVNVNECASNPCLNGGTCRDHVNGYQCLCHEMHAGPNCQYTLDMFAPFLEGKPRGVSDSQHSYHVRNLYIVAGTLSGAILIVVVVLTGCYCRMHESYKKFNFKRLKYRRHKDMEPGESTVDVSSVACPRLSIDAIWEATSLSYDNNQLQSPLHKDSLKHMKI, from the exons CTGACGTGCCACACCGTCCAGTCCTGCTTTGGCTACACAGATCAACCCAACGACTTCATTGAACCTCAGCTTTCCCCAGTGGAGATACAGCGGGGAGTACACCTACG ATTTGCCCCGAGTCAGTACGACGGTCTCAATTTCCCGATTCTACCTTTCAAAGTGGACGAGGCTGGGTTCCGCACGTGCAACAAAAGCCATGGGCTGCCCGTGCTTCAAGAGGAGAGCAATCAGACATTTGCAATTCCAGCAGAGTTCCTTCCTGTAGGAGTTCATTATTTTATCG TTGACATGGACGATGACCCACTCATCCGCTGCGAGTTCGGTCTTCGTTTGAACGTGACTGTGAAGGACAACAACTGCCACCATGGAGACGGCCCATCCTGTGAAGGTCAAGGCATCTGTACAACAAGGAAAGGGGAG gCGAACTTCACCTGCTCCTGCTGTGGAAACTTCACGGGAGACTACTGTGGCGAGCACGACTCCTGCCTGAGTGATCCCTGCTATGCCGGTGGTCAGTGTCAGCACAAGAACAACGACGGGCAGGGATTCCAGTGTAGCTGCAGACTCG GTTATCGGGGGGATCTTTGTGAGGAAAGGGTTGACGACctttgtgaccttgacctttgcaaAAACAACGGTACGTGTATTGGGAACGCCACGCACTTCACGTGCTCCTGCCTCCATGGTTACACGGGCTCCCACTGCGAAGTGGACATCAACGAGTGCGCGGACAAACCCTGCAAACATGGCGGCATGTGCGTGGATCGAATCGCGGGATATGAGTGTTACTGTGTCCCAG GGTATCATGGCGCTGACTGTGAGAAGAAGTATGACGAGTGCCTCCACAACCCATGCCTCCACAACGGCGCATGCGCAAGCCTTATCGACAGCTACAAATGTCACTGTCCGACTGGATATAGTGGTCACATCTGTGAAACCAAG ATCGAACTGTGCAGGAAGAATCCCTGCTTCAACCAGAGCGCATGCGTGGACCTGGGCAACACTTACAAGTGTCACTGTCACTCCGGATTTAcag GTCATCACTGTGAGGTGAACGTCAACGAGTGCGCATCCAACCCCTGTCTGAATGGCGGGACTTGTCGTGATCACGTGAACGGATATCAGTGCTTGTGCCACGAAATGCATGCTGGTCCAAACTGCCAATACACAC TGGACATGTTCGCTCCATTCCTGGAAGGCAAACCACGTGGTGTCTCCGACTCCCAGCATTCCTACCACGTCCGGAACTTGTACATCGTGGCCGGAACTCTGTCCGGCGCCATCTTGATCGTCGTAGTTGTGCTGACGGGCTGCTACTGCCGGATGCACGAGAGTTACAAGAAATTCAATTTCAAACGCTTGAAGTACAGACGACACAAAGA CATGGAACCTGGCGAGTCCACCGTGGATGTCAGCAGCGTGGCATGTCCCCGCCTCTCCATCGACGCCATCTGGGAGGCAACCAGTCTCAGCTACGACAACAACCAGCTCCAGTCACCGCTTCACAAGGACTCGCTCAAACACATGAAGATCTGA